A single Lolium perenne isolate Kyuss_39 chromosome 6, Kyuss_2.0, whole genome shotgun sequence DNA region contains:
- the LOC139832348 gene encoding uncharacterized protein, protein MVMWWTCPQYLKKHEEGKKKRAEMRGGSHIQGSIPISLHLQKEEVRTGAKPNVFAVLKKMKQRKTPDPETGSVWVNPQSETQCTSYVSKFKQKYGEDANPEAEDFDPEVAVLAGEGLKHGRLWFGDGCVDPAKVPSLRQIRRGRKSGQPEVEPRPRASDLAVERLRAEMAEKEQAAQEHARNLERQVLEYQQQQGPLPCVLGLGRTAKVSSSALDGRTALTGARQSPGGARQRTGPRQPPCRTAKNWRTAEMLTHGSDVNCTAKGFAVQFLHAHGKDGFAVEDFVGHSLP, encoded by the exons atggtcatgtggtggacatgcccccagtacctcaagaagcacgaggagggcaagaagaagcgggcagagatgcgaggtggatcgcatatccaaggcagcatccccatctctcttcacctgcagaaggag gaagtcaggacaggagcgaagcctaacgtctttgccgtgctaaagaagatgaagcaaaggaagacgcctgatcctgagacggggtccgtgtgggttaacccgcaatccgagacccagtgcacgtcgtatgtctccaagttcaagcagaagtacggcgaggacgccaacccagaggccgaggactttgaccctgaggtcgcggtgcttgcgggagaaggcttgaagcatggccgcctatggtttggtgacgggtgcgtcgacccagcgaaggttccctctctccgccagatccgtcgtggtcgtaagagcggccagcctgaggtagagccccggccacgggcttcggatctagctgtcgagcggttacgg GCGGAGATGGCAGaaaaggagcaggcggcccaggagcacgCACGGAACTTGGAGCGGCAGGTTCTGGAGTATCAGCAGCAGCAG gggcctttgccgtgcgtgctagggctaggccgcacggcaaaggtgagCAGCTCGGCACTGGATGGGCGCACGGCATTgacaggcgcacggcaaagccctggtggcgcacggcaaagaactgGCCCACGGCAGCCtccctgccgcacggcaaagaattggCGCACGGCAGAGATGCTCACGCACGGCAGCGATGTTAACTGCACGGCAAAGGGCTTTGCCGTGCAGTTTTTgcatgcgcacggcaaagacggCTTTGCCGTCGAAGACTTTGTCGGGCACTCTTTGCCGTGa